The Pedobacter mucosus genome window below encodes:
- a CDS encoding S41 family peptidase, protein MFRKINVQQISLGFLIAVAGFTTSCKKNSSQPEAEAGAVVESNNLQTTTTNRDYLTKDSIFLYAKQTYFWNVGMPSYDTFNPRKYASNDAELAGLKALASTGGKDKYSFIDDGSVASQLSGVSGDYGFSANFDASNLLRVKFVYPNSPADLKGLKRGYLITRVNGGGVSRSSQTDIDNLNNGIFGSNPTITMTVAKPDVTSQDLVITRGSYTINPVLFTKTYTVGAKKIGYIVFNSFTTNAAAFLDAAFAKFASDGVTELVVDLRYNGGGSVATSELFTNLIAPPAQNGKVMYTTYWTKTMQDEKATILSNQKFYAKGNDNITRLYSLFDYSYKPTMAAGNQEIFAKRGSLNGLTRVYFLVASGTASASELLINNLKPVMDVKLIGRKTYGKPVGFFSIRIDKNDLYIPQFQTKNQLDQGDYFDGMAVDKDIADDLTKDFGDTSEAMLAQALYYSANSNFTSYLKDNSLSSTSGSSRVLIDNANEKLDHEFKGMIETRKLKMK, encoded by the coding sequence ATGTTTAGAAAAATTAATGTTCAGCAGATCTCGCTGGGCTTTTTAATTGCTGTAGCAGGATTTACAACATCTTGCAAAAAAAACTCAAGTCAACCTGAGGCAGAAGCTGGTGCTGTTGTAGAATCAAATAATCTGCAGACTACAACTACAAACAGAGATTATTTAACAAAAGATTCAATTTTTTTGTATGCCAAACAAACTTATTTTTGGAATGTTGGTATGCCATCTTATGATACTTTTAATCCTCGTAAATATGCCAGTAATGATGCAGAGCTTGCGGGTTTAAAAGCGTTAGCAAGCACAGGTGGAAAAGATAAATATTCTTTTATTGATGATGGATCTGTTGCAAGTCAGTTAAGTGGTGTAAGTGGAGATTATGGTTTTTCTGCTAATTTTGATGCTTCGAATTTATTAAGAGTAAAATTTGTTTATCCCAATTCTCCTGCAGATTTAAAAGGATTAAAAAGAGGTTATTTAATTACCAGGGTTAATGGTGGCGGCGTTTCAAGATCTAGCCAAACCGATATAGACAACCTAAACAACGGCATTTTTGGTAGCAACCCTACAATTACCATGACTGTTGCAAAACCAGATGTTACAAGTCAGGATTTAGTAATTACCCGAGGATCATACACCATTAACCCAGTTTTGTTTACTAAAACATATACCGTTGGAGCAAAGAAAATCGGTTACATTGTATTTAATAGTTTTACTACCAATGCAGCAGCATTTTTAGATGCAGCTTTTGCAAAATTTGCTTCAGATGGAGTAACGGAATTGGTAGTTGATTTACGCTATAATGGCGGAGGATCTGTTGCAACTTCAGAACTGTTTACCAATTTAATTGCTCCACCAGCGCAAAATGGAAAAGTGATGTACACTACCTATTGGACAAAAACCATGCAGGATGAAAAAGCGACTATCTTAAGCAATCAAAAGTTTTACGCCAAAGGAAATGATAACATTACCCGCTTATATTCATTATTTGATTATTCTTATAAGCCAACAATGGCTGCAGGAAATCAAGAAATTTTTGCTAAACGCGGCAGTTTAAATGGGTTAACAAGAGTTTATTTTTTGGTTGCTAGTGGTACAGCTTCAGCAAGTGAGTTGCTTATTAATAATTTGAAACCTGTAATGGATGTAAAATTAATTGGCAGAAAAACTTACGGTAAACCAGTTGGTTTCTTTTCTATTCGTATCGATAAAAATGATTTATACATTCCTCAATTTCAAACTAAAAATCAATTAGATCAAGGAGATTATTTTGATGGAATGGCCGTTGATAAAGATATTGCTGATGATTTGACCAAAGATTTTGGTGATACCTCCGAAGCGATGTTGGCTCAAGCTTTATACTATTCTGCAAACAGTAATTTTACTTCTTATTTAAAAGATAATTCATTAAGCAGTACGTCAGGCTCTTCAAGAGTTTTGATTGATAATGCAAATGAAAAGCTAGACCATGAGTTTAAAGGCATGATTGAAACTAGAAAATTGAAAATGAAATAA
- a CDS encoding HAD family hydrolase: MDAYHFAKDKELIIFELDDVLYPEKDYLLQVYYLFAQFLEYSEQLNAQSIIAFMQTAFEENGIDHLYEKTAEKFNLGQKYKYNFDLLHQNARLPLKLLLFKNILDFMQSLVIDRKKIFIVTAGDSEQQLNKIKQVEWNGLEKYLTVYFSDEMKLTKAEIFQKILNDNNLQTNNALVVGANKFDEQQSKSLNLPYIVSLEIYK, translated from the coding sequence ATGGATGCTTATCATTTCGCAAAAGATAAAGAATTAATAATTTTTGAGTTAGATGATGTTCTCTATCCTGAAAAGGATTACCTGCTTCAGGTTTATTATTTGTTTGCTCAGTTTTTAGAATATTCTGAACAATTAAATGCGCAAAGTATTATTGCTTTTATGCAGACTGCATTTGAAGAAAATGGAATTGACCATCTCTATGAAAAAACTGCAGAAAAGTTTAATCTAGGACAGAAGTATAAATACAATTTCGATCTTCTACATCAAAACGCAAGGTTGCCTTTAAAGCTTTTACTTTTTAAAAATATTCTTGATTTTATGCAGTCATTGGTAATTGATAGGAAGAAGATTTTTATAGTAACTGCCGGAGATTCTGAACAACAGCTTAATAAAATAAAGCAGGTGGAATGGAATGGACTGGAAAAATATTTAACGGTTTACTTCTCTGACGAAATGAAATTGACAAAAGCAGAAATTTTTCAGAAGATATTAAATGACAACAATTTACAAACAAATAATGCGTTAGTTGTTGGTGCAAATAAATTTGATGAGCAACAATCTAAATCACTTAATTTGCCGTATATTGTGTCACTAGAAATTTACAAATAA
- a CDS encoding ABC transporter ATP-binding protein: MLKATGIKKSYGNLQILKGVNFEVEKGEIVSIIGPSGAGKSTLLHILGTLDKPDEGAIELKGTIINKLQGDLMSTFRNQNIGFVFQFHHLLPEFSAIENICIPAFIAKTSKKQAETRALELLDLFGLTERAQHKPSQLSGGEQQRIAIARALINNPSIILADEPSGNLDSENAAALHQLFVSLRDNFHQTFVIVTHNEHLAKTSDRVVTMKDGLIV, from the coding sequence ATGCTAAAAGCCACTGGAATAAAAAAATCATATGGTAATTTACAAATTTTAAAAGGTGTAAATTTTGAAGTCGAAAAAGGAGAGATTGTAAGTATAATTGGTCCATCTGGTGCTGGCAAAAGTACTTTGTTACATATTTTAGGAACTTTAGACAAACCTGACGAAGGTGCAATTGAGTTAAAAGGAACAATTATAAATAAACTACAAGGTGATTTGATGAGCACTTTTAGAAATCAAAATATTGGGTTTGTATTTCAGTTTCATCATTTATTGCCAGAGTTTTCTGCTATTGAAAATATTTGCATTCCTGCCTTTATCGCTAAAACAAGTAAAAAGCAAGCTGAAACAAGAGCTTTAGAGCTGCTTGATTTATTCGGTTTAACAGAAAGAGCACAACATAAACCTAGTCAGCTTTCTGGTGGAGAACAACAACGTATTGCTATCGCCAGAGCATTAATTAACAATCCTTCTATTATTTTGGCCGATGAGCCATCAGGTAATCTCGACTCAGAGAACGCTGCTGCTTTGCATCAATTGTTCGTTAGTTTAAGAGATAATTTTCATCAGACTTTCGTTATTGTAACGCATAATGAGCATTTGGCTAAAACCAGCGATCGTGTGGTTACCATGAAAGATGGCTTAATCGTTTAA
- a CDS encoding winged helix-turn-helix domain-containing protein translates to MKNPIADLNKIFDSRIRLGVMSVLIVNIEIGFNDLKQMLELTDGNLASHLNTLEIAEFIKVHKGFIGRKTSTTYSITALGKQAFKAHLDALEKMIKKI, encoded by the coding sequence ATGAAGAATCCGATAGCAGATTTAAATAAAATATTCGATAGCCGAATAAGATTAGGCGTAATGTCTGTGCTGATCGTTAACATTGAAATTGGCTTTAACGACTTAAAGCAAATGTTAGAGTTGACGGATGGAAATTTAGCATCACATTTAAATACATTGGAAATAGCCGAATTTATAAAGGTGCACAAAGGCTTTATTGGACGAAAAACCAGCACCACCTACTCCATTACAGCATTAGGAAAACAAGCCTTTAAAGCACATTTAGATGCACTTGAAAAAATGATTAAGAAAATTTAA
- a CDS encoding DUF4153 domain-containing protein: protein MKNKSNLLLLSAIIGGLLFNYLFWNEGTGVNLLVYSIYLLLITAINYKVLNTSKFKIYGSAHLLVAILVVINNSDLSIVAYYISLLLFIGYSHNQQIRTVFTAFGAAMLQMITAPLNGLKNLSEVTIGNFSLKPVFKIIKYIFIPVVIVIIFTCLYSAASSVFAHYADALLTNIFNFLNHIFGFLFKDLSIERAVFFVLGLVISSGLLLTFFDKTLEQTELKCKEQLLRIRRSDQQKNIVYIIIHVFSGTLLNKKLALKTENINGIISFSALNALLLLLNIIDVTTLWFGYKPSQSLSADLHDGTNALIASIIIALIVIVYFFRGNLNFYSKSKMLKTLAFAWMIQNCILIISVLIRDAFYIEFYGLTHKRIGVIVFAILCIVGLATVYWKVAKQQTLFYLFKINGTVWFALLLAFSSINWDVLIAKYNLNNDDSVAIDADYLLSLSDKTLLILDKNRLKLQYSVSKNYLERETPKPQTAAIYQKRLDKRIAFFKDRYEKVSWVSWNLQDWKTAEYFRLEK, encoded by the coding sequence ATGAAAAATAAATCAAACCTCCTGCTCCTATCCGCAATAATTGGCGGCCTGTTATTTAATTACCTATTTTGGAATGAAGGAACAGGAGTTAATCTGCTCGTTTACAGCATTTATTTGCTCCTAATTACTGCAATAAATTACAAAGTTTTAAATACATCTAAATTCAAAATTTATGGATCTGCACATTTGCTTGTTGCGATTTTAGTAGTAATAAATAATTCAGACCTCAGCATTGTGGCCTATTATATAAGCTTATTATTATTTATAGGTTATAGTCATAATCAGCAAATTAGAACCGTTTTTACTGCTTTTGGCGCTGCTATGTTACAAATGATAACAGCTCCTTTAAACGGATTAAAAAATTTGAGTGAAGTTACCATTGGAAATTTTAGTTTGAAACCAGTTTTTAAAATAATCAAGTATATTTTTATCCCAGTTGTGATTGTTATCATTTTTACCTGCTTATATTCTGCCGCCAGTAGTGTATTCGCACATTATGCTGATGCATTGTTGACGAATATTTTTAACTTCCTTAACCATATTTTCGGTTTTCTATTTAAGGATTTAAGTATTGAACGGGCAGTATTTTTTGTTCTTGGCCTAGTAATATCAAGCGGTTTATTACTAACATTTTTTGATAAAACTTTAGAACAAACCGAGCTTAAATGTAAGGAGCAACTTTTAAGGATTAGAAGAAGCGATCAGCAAAAAAATATTGTATACATTATTATTCATGTTTTTAGCGGTACTCTACTTAATAAAAAATTAGCGTTAAAAACTGAAAATATTAACGGAATTATTTCATTTTCTGCTTTAAACGCATTATTGCTCCTGCTTAATATAATTGATGTAACTACACTTTGGTTCGGCTATAAACCATCGCAAAGCCTATCTGCAGATTTACATGATGGCACAAATGCCTTAATTGCGAGTATTATAATTGCATTAATTGTTATTGTATACTTTTTTAGAGGAAACTTAAATTTTTACAGCAAAAGTAAAATGCTTAAAACCTTGGCATTTGCCTGGATGATTCAAAATTGCATTCTTATTATTTCGGTATTGATTAGAGATGCATTTTACATTGAATTCTATGGTTTAACCCATAAGCGTATCGGTGTTATTGTTTTTGCAATTCTCTGCATTGTTGGCTTAGCTACCGTTTACTGGAAAGTTGCCAAACAACAAACACTTTTTTATCTCTTTAAAATTAATGGAACAGTTTGGTTTGCACTTTTGCTTGCCTTTAGCTCCATAAATTGGGATGTTTTAATAGCAAAGTATAACCTAAATAATGATGATTCGGTTGCAATAGATGCAGATTATCTTTTGTCGCTTTCTGATAAAACACTTTTAATTTTAGATAAAAACAGATTGAAGTTACAATATTCCGTATCTAAAAATTACTTAGAAAGAGAAACTCCTAAACCTCAAACTGCTGCTATTTATCAAAAACGTTTAGATAAGAGAATTGCTTTTTTTAAAGATCGCTACGAAAAGGTTAGCTGGGTATCATGGAATTTGCAAGACTGGAAAACAGCAGAATATTTTAGATTAGAAAAGTAG
- the sucC gene encoding ADP-forming succinate--CoA ligase subunit beta: protein MNIHEYQGKQILKSFGVNVQEGIVADTPEQAVEAAKQLKIDYNSDWVVIKAQIHAGGRGKGGGVKLAKNLEEVKQRATDIIGMQLVTPQTGPEGKLVSKILVAQDVYYPGASETKEYYISVLLDRAKGRNIIMYSTEGGMDIEEVAEHTPHLIFKEEIDPKVGLQGFQSRKIAFALGLSGAAHKEMVKFVTALYKAYDATDSAMFEINPVLKTSDDKIIAVDAKVDLDENALFRHKDYAAMRDTMEEDPMEVEASASNLNFVNLDGNVGCMVNGAGLAMATMDIIKIAGGEPANFLDVGGTANAQTVKAAFNIILKDKNVKAILINIFGGIVRCDRVAQGVIDAYKEIGDIPVPIICRLQGTNAVEAKKLIDESGLKVYSAIALKEAADLVTQVLAEQA, encoded by the coding sequence ATGAATATTCACGAATACCAGGGTAAACAAATATTAAAAAGTTTCGGTGTTAACGTTCAAGAAGGAATTGTTGCCGATACTCCGGAGCAAGCTGTTGAAGCTGCTAAGCAACTGAAAATTGATTATAACTCTGATTGGGTTGTAATTAAAGCACAAATCCATGCAGGTGGACGCGGAAAAGGTGGCGGTGTTAAGTTGGCTAAAAACCTAGAAGAAGTTAAACAACGTGCAACCGATATTATTGGTATGCAGTTGGTTACGCCTCAAACTGGACCAGAAGGCAAATTAGTGAGTAAGATTTTAGTTGCTCAAGATGTTTATTATCCAGGTGCATCCGAAACTAAAGAATATTATATTTCAGTTTTGTTAGATCGTGCAAAAGGTCGCAACATTATTATGTATAGCACTGAAGGTGGTATGGATATTGAAGAAGTTGCCGAACACACCCCTCACTTAATTTTTAAAGAAGAAATTGATCCTAAAGTTGGTTTACAAGGTTTCCAGTCCCGTAAAATAGCTTTTGCATTAGGCCTAAGTGGTGCTGCACATAAAGAAATGGTAAAATTCGTAACTGCTTTATACAAAGCTTACGATGCAACTGATTCTGCAATGTTCGAAATTAACCCGGTTCTAAAAACAAGTGATGATAAAATTATCGCTGTTGATGCAAAGGTTGATTTGGATGAAAATGCACTTTTCCGCCATAAAGATTATGCAGCAATGCGTGATACTATGGAAGAAGATCCGATGGAAGTTGAAGCTAGCGCAAGTAATTTAAACTTCGTTAACCTTGATGGTAATGTGGGTTGTATGGTGAATGGTGCTGGTTTAGCAATGGCGACTATGGACATTATAAAAATTGCTGGTGGTGAGCCTGCAAACTTTTTAGATGTTGGTGGAACTGCAAATGCACAAACTGTTAAAGCGGCTTTCAATATTATTTTGAAAGATAAAAACGTTAAGGCAATCTTGATTAATATTTTCGGTGGAATTGTTCGTTGTGATCGCGTTGCACAAGGTGTAATCGATGCTTATAAAGAAATTGGTGATATTCCAGTTCCGATTATTTGCCGTTTACAAGGTACAAATGCGGTAGAAGCTAAAAAGTTAATTGATGAATCTGGACTTAAAGTTTATTCAGCAATCGCATTAAAAGAAGCTGCTGATTTAGTAACTCAGGTTTTAGCAGAACAAGCATAG
- a CDS encoding helix-turn-helix domain-containing protein has protein sequence MPIIINLDVMLARRKMSLTELSERVGITMSNLSILKTGKAKAVRLETLEAICKALDCQPGDILEFRAD, from the coding sequence ATGCCAATTATCATAAATTTAGATGTTATGCTTGCCCGTCGCAAAATGTCGCTCACCGAATTAAGTGAACGCGTTGGCATCACCATGTCTAATCTTTCGATCTTAAAAACAGGTAAGGCAAAAGCTGTTCGTTTGGAAACACTTGAGGCGATTTGTAAAGCATTGGATTGTCAGCCTGGAGATATCCTTGAATTTAGAGCAGATTAA